One stretch of Pseudomonas fluorescens Q2-87 DNA includes these proteins:
- a CDS encoding sigma-70 family RNA polymerase sigma factor, whose protein sequence is MNELDDQLRELIPRLRRFAVSLTRNPSNADDLVQTCLERALSKWSDKRPDGDLRAWLFSILYRQFLDAHRRSRRYSRMLEFFTGRDDAHPSAERSVIAQSSLQAFDQLSTEQRALLMWVSVEGLSYQQVADILGVPTGTVMSRLSRARQALRQLSEGEITRPALRILK, encoded by the coding sequence ATGAACGAACTCGACGATCAGTTGCGCGAGCTTATCCCCAGGCTACGGCGTTTTGCCGTATCGCTGACGCGCAACCCGAGCAACGCCGACGACCTGGTGCAGACGTGCCTGGAGCGGGCGCTGTCCAAATGGAGCGATAAACGCCCGGACGGCGACCTGCGGGCCTGGCTGTTCTCGATTCTGTATCGGCAATTTCTCGACGCCCATCGCCGTTCCCGGCGTTATTCGCGCATGCTGGAATTCTTCACCGGACGCGACGATGCCCATCCGTCGGCCGAACGCAGCGTGATCGCGCAATCGTCCCTCCAAGCCTTCGATCAGCTCAGCACGGAACAACGTGCGCTGTTGATGTGGGTCTCGGTGGAAGGCTTGAGTTACCAGCAAGTCGCCGACATTCTCGGCGTGCCGACCGGCACCGTGATGTCTCGCCTGTCTCGCGCCCGGCAGGCCTTGCGCCAACTCAGCGAAGGCGAAATCACCCGCCCTGCCCTGCGGATACTCAAATGA
- a CDS encoding LexA family protein: MDKWIELVKAKMKELHITQVVLAERLGMSQGGVGHWLTKRRQPSVDDMNRVLRELGLEFLEVAMVIQEPDTSTDEGMALAQKYNPYFRYPVSEWHQVGDVREGDPDAYSPTRYELTDYHARGDAFWLVVVGDAMTAPSGLSIPEGMSILVDPAIDAQPGKLVVACLPGSSDATFRKLIEESGQHYLVPLNPTYPKSLYTEQCRIIGVVVQATIRF, translated from the coding sequence ATGGATAAATGGATAGAGTTGGTCAAGGCCAAGATGAAGGAGCTGCACATCACGCAAGTGGTGCTCGCAGAACGGTTGGGTATGTCCCAGGGCGGCGTCGGCCATTGGCTGACCAAGCGCCGGCAACCCAGTGTCGACGACATGAATCGAGTCCTGCGGGAGCTGGGACTGGAATTTCTCGAAGTGGCGATGGTGATTCAGGAGCCGGATACGTCCACGGACGAAGGCATGGCTCTGGCGCAGAAGTACAACCCGTACTTCCGCTACCCGGTCAGTGAATGGCACCAGGTTGGCGACGTTCGCGAGGGCGACCCCGACGCCTACAGCCCGACGCGATATGAGCTGACGGACTATCACGCCCGCGGGGACGCATTCTGGCTGGTGGTCGTGGGCGATGCGATGACCGCCCCGAGCGGGTTGAGCATTCCCGAGGGGATGTCGATACTGGTGGATCCGGCCATCGACGCGCAGCCGGGCAAGCTGGTGGTCGCCTGCTTGCCCGGCAGCAGCGATGCGACCTTTCGCAAATTGATCGAAGAGAGCGGACAGCATTATCTGGTCCCGCTCAATCCCACCTACCCGAAAAGCCTGTACACCGAGCAATGCCGCATCATCGGCGTGGTCGTGCAGGCCACCATCAGGTTCTGA
- a CDS encoding IclR family transcriptional regulator, producing the protein MPDSTDRNNGKNEVGVGAVSRLFAVLRSLSETAEGGERVTQLAQRIGLSQPTTHRLLRSLMDEGMVEQDARSKRYRLSLDFFALAARAGNTGNLRELVRPAMLRLSASLGDSLFLLARSGFDAICLDRSEGPFPIRTFTGDIGGRVALGVGQGSLAILAFLPEEERDTVIQYNLPRLKDFHLYDEVFLRSEVENVRSLGYAGRNTGVLQGMAGVAVPILDRGGRAVAALSVATVSDRLGPDRLPTVVEMLKREAALIGPRINPFDPLLRRPSQVFGQG; encoded by the coding sequence ATGCCAGATTCCACTGATCGGAATAACGGAAAAAACGAAGTCGGCGTCGGCGCCGTCTCCAGGTTGTTTGCCGTGCTACGCAGCCTGAGTGAGACCGCTGAGGGCGGCGAACGGGTGACACAGCTGGCCCAGCGCATCGGGCTGTCCCAGCCGACCACGCATCGTTTGCTGCGCAGCCTGATGGACGAGGGCATGGTCGAGCAGGACGCGCGCAGCAAGCGCTATCGCCTGAGCCTGGACTTCTTCGCCCTCGCTGCCCGAGCCGGCAACACCGGCAACCTGCGCGAACTGGTGCGCCCGGCCATGCTGCGGCTGTCGGCTTCCCTGGGGGACTCGCTGTTTTTGCTGGCGCGCAGTGGCTTCGACGCCATTTGCCTGGATCGCAGCGAAGGGCCATTCCCGATCCGCACGTTCACCGGTGATATCGGCGGTCGGGTGGCGTTAGGCGTCGGACAGGGCAGTTTGGCCATCCTGGCGTTCCTGCCGGAAGAAGAGCGCGACACCGTGATTCAATACAATTTGCCGCGGCTCAAGGATTTTCATTTGTACGACGAAGTCTTCCTGCGCTCGGAAGTGGAGAACGTGCGCAGCCTGGGCTACGCCGGGCGCAACACCGGCGTCTTGCAAGGCATGGCCGGGGTGGCCGTGCCGATTCTCGACCGTGGAGGCCGGGCCGTGGCGGCGTTGAGCGTGGCCACGGTGAGCGACCGATTGGGCCCTGATCGCCTGCCGACGGTGGTCGAAATGCTCAAGCGCGAGGCAGCCTTGATCGGACCACGAATCAACCCGTTCGACCCCTTGTTGCGCAGGCCTTCGCAGGTGTTTGGGCAGGGGTGA
- a CDS encoding ABC transporter permease: MKLLDAVRRGRQGYLLSAPALALYLGLLVIPLGLTLVLSFNVFDYSSGIDGGAYTFDHYTSLLGDPYFYEIFLRTFWISALTTILCVLIGVPEAYILSRMGAPWRSIFLILILTPLLISVVVRAFGWSLLLGADGLVNQALQAFGGSPMKLLYTPFAVVIALVHVMLPFMIIPVWTSLQKLDPAAEQAALSLGASQFTVIRKVVLPQIMPGVLSGTLIVFGLAASSFAIPGLLGGRRLKMVATLIYDQYLSELNWPMGAAIAVALLLLNLLIMLSWNRMIEGRYKKSLG; this comes from the coding sequence ATGAAACTGCTCGATGCCGTGCGCCGGGGACGCCAAGGCTACTTGCTGTCGGCACCAGCCCTGGCCTTGTACCTGGGCCTGCTGGTCATTCCCCTGGGCCTGACGCTGGTGCTGTCGTTCAACGTCTTCGACTACAGCTCGGGCATCGATGGCGGCGCCTACACCTTCGACCACTACACCAGCCTGCTGGGCGATCCGTACTTCTACGAGATCTTCCTGCGCACATTCTGGATCAGTGCCCTGACCACCATTCTCTGTGTGCTGATCGGCGTGCCAGAGGCGTACATCCTTAGCCGCATGGGCGCACCATGGCGTTCGATTTTCCTGATCCTGATCCTCACCCCGCTGCTGATTTCAGTGGTGGTGCGGGCGTTCGGCTGGAGCCTGCTGCTCGGCGCCGACGGCTTGGTCAACCAAGCCCTGCAAGCCTTCGGCGGTTCGCCGATGAAGCTGCTCTATACGCCATTCGCCGTGGTCATCGCCCTGGTCCATGTGATGTTGCCGTTCATGATCATCCCGGTCTGGACTTCGTTGCAGAAACTCGACCCCGCCGCCGAACAGGCCGCCCTGTCTTTGGGGGCCAGCCAGTTCACGGTAATCCGCAAGGTGGTGCTGCCGCAGATCATGCCCGGCGTGCTGTCGGGCACGCTGATTGTGTTCGGCCTCGCCGCCAGTTCCTTCGCCATTCCCGGCCTGCTCGGCGGACGCCGCCTGAAGATGGTCGCCACGCTGATCTACGACCAGTACCTGTCGGAGCTGAACTGGCCGATGGGCGCGGCCATTGCCGTCGCGCTGCTGCTGCTCAACCTGCTGATCATGCTGTCGTGGAACCGGATGATCGAAGGCCGCTACAAGAAGTCATTGGGGTAA
- a CDS encoding DUF6124 family protein, which translates to METPNKNQPNPPSDGAYQSFQDCPAAQRALDYYLKPSVSDAPTEHRFFDVNRNISAEEALVHACDLLRCAAATAHESANQLNGSNRDLAFSVVHMIDLVKVMLDRSLDGYPTR; encoded by the coding sequence ATGGAAACGCCTAATAAAAACCAACCCAACCCGCCTTCCGACGGCGCGTATCAGTCGTTTCAGGATTGCCCGGCGGCCCAGCGCGCCCTCGATTACTACTTGAAACCAAGTGTTTCAGACGCACCGACGGAACACCGTTTCTTCGACGTGAACCGCAACATCAGTGCAGAAGAAGCCCTGGTCCACGCATGCGACCTGCTGCGCTGCGCGGCGGCGACTGCCCACGAATCCGCCAACCAGTTGAATGGATCGAACCGCGACCTGGCGTTTTCGGTGGTGCATATGATCGATCTGGTCAAGGTGATGCTTGACCGATCCCTGGATGGCTACCCTACTCGCTAG
- a CDS encoding ABC transporter ATP-binding protein: MAFMQLEGLGKRYGDIDAVVATDLSVEKGEFVSLLGPSGCGKTTTLQMIAGFVEASSGRILLDGRDITHAKPASRGLGVVFQSYALFPHMTVRDNVAFGLRMRKVASAELQQRVDRVLKLVRLDQHAERYPRELSGGQRQRVALARALVIEPPVLLLDEPLSNLDANLREEMQYEIRRIQREVGITTLMVTHDQAEALSISDRVVVMQAGRITQIDAPYTLYEHPRTEFISGFVGKANLLPGVRDSAGVVQVCSEGNADLTLSLRPEKIDLLASGSGHLQGTIVSRFFLGSQWLYGVSTPLGELCVVRRNDGSAPMNEGTVVGLDWDPALLRVLSVDEVSA, translated from the coding sequence ATGGCTTTCATGCAACTTGAAGGACTTGGCAAACGTTACGGCGATATCGACGCCGTGGTTGCCACCGACCTCTCGGTGGAGAAAGGCGAATTTGTCTCACTGCTGGGGCCTTCCGGCTGCGGCAAGACCACAACCCTGCAAATGATCGCCGGCTTCGTCGAAGCCAGCAGCGGGCGCATTCTGCTGGATGGTCGCGACATTACCCACGCCAAGCCCGCCAGCCGAGGCCTGGGCGTGGTGTTCCAGAGTTACGCACTGTTCCCCCACATGACGGTCAGGGACAACGTTGCCTTTGGCCTGCGCATGCGCAAAGTGGCCAGCGCCGAACTGCAACAACGGGTGGACCGAGTGTTGAAGCTGGTGCGCCTGGACCAGCATGCCGAACGCTACCCACGGGAACTCTCCGGCGGCCAGCGCCAACGCGTGGCCCTGGCCCGGGCGCTGGTGATCGAGCCGCCAGTGCTGCTGCTCGACGAGCCGCTGTCCAACCTCGACGCCAACCTGCGCGAGGAGATGCAGTACGAAATCCGCCGCATCCAGCGCGAGGTCGGCATCACCACGCTGATGGTGACCCATGACCAGGCCGAAGCGCTGTCCATCAGTGATCGCGTCGTGGTGATGCAGGCCGGACGCATCACCCAGATCGACGCCCCCTACACACTTTACGAACACCCACGCACCGAATTCATTTCCGGCTTCGTCGGCAAGGCCAATCTGCTGCCTGGCGTGCGTGACAGTGCAGGCGTGGTTCAGGTTTGCAGCGAGGGCAACGCCGACCTGACCCTGAGCTTGCGCCCGGAAAAAATCGACCTGCTGGCGTCCGGCTCAGGCCATCTGCAAGGCACCATCGTCAGCCGCTTCTTTCTTGGCAGCCAATGGCTCTACGGCGTCTCGACTCCGCTGGGCGAACTCTGCGTGGTGCGGCGCAACGACGGTTCCGCGCCCATGAACGAGGGCACCGTCGTGGGCCTGGATTGGGACCCCGCATTGCTGCGGGTACTGAGCGTGGACGAGGTGTCGGCATGA
- a CDS encoding anti-sigma factor family protein: MISMPPSEHDLHAYVDRQLSEADQRQVETYLANQPDIAAQVRAWQQDAQHLRTALSGALQQPANPDLDPAMIRQRLKHRSRRYLANVALLLLAIGMGGFSGWQAREMTLLSAAAPMADALQAYRLFAQQGILAADYQTDDEGSMQGWLDRYFTQANRLPDLSGAGFKPVSGRLLSTEQGAAAMVVYQDASGQKISFYVRPPGPKNFLLPRGSRRDGDLQAEYWSGPGYNYAMVIPSDTPTVQRLKQTLDF; the protein is encoded by the coding sequence ATGATCAGCATGCCCCCCAGCGAACATGACCTGCACGCCTACGTCGATCGCCAACTGAGCGAAGCCGACCAGCGCCAGGTGGAGACCTACCTCGCCAACCAGCCTGACATCGCCGCCCAGGTCCGCGCCTGGCAACAGGACGCGCAACACCTGCGCACGGCCCTCAGTGGCGCCTTGCAGCAGCCAGCCAATCCGGACCTCGACCCGGCGATGATTCGCCAGCGTCTGAAACACCGATCCCGTCGCTACCTGGCCAACGTTGCCCTGTTGCTGCTGGCGATCGGCATGGGCGGGTTCAGCGGCTGGCAGGCTCGCGAGATGACCCTGCTCAGCGCGGCGGCGCCCATGGCCGATGCCCTCCAGGCGTATCGGTTATTCGCCCAGCAAGGCATCCTCGCGGCCGATTACCAAACCGATGACGAGGGCAGCATGCAGGGCTGGCTCGACCGCTACTTCACCCAGGCCAACCGACTGCCGGACCTTTCGGGCGCAGGGTTCAAGCCGGTCAGCGGCCGGTTGCTCAGCACCGAGCAAGGCGCGGCGGCGATGGTGGTTTATCAAGACGCCAGCGGCCAGAAGATCAGTTTCTATGTGCGCCCGCCGGGTCCGAAGAACTTCCTGCTGCCCCGGGGCAGTCGCCGCGACGGCGACCTGCAGGCCGAGTATTGGTCAGGGCCGGGGTATAACTATGCGATGGTCATACCCAGTGACACGCCGACGGTGCAGAGGCTCAAGCAAACCCTGGACTTCTGA
- a CDS encoding catalase family peroxidase, translating into MVDPSSPPRRRPLSAAQLTVRLAAIAVVVAGLAGAFAYVNGTLDPQRLTPDALVNVLEKNNGVHPGFRRNHSKGVCVAGYFEGSGEAGAYSSAQVFKPSRTPVVGRFALPSGNPYAPDSSVPIRSLALRFTQADGQQWRTGMNSMPVFPVGTPEAFYQLQQAQSPLPATGKPDPAAVPAFFAAHPEAVPFLQWIKTAKPSASYATETYNGINAFYLINPAGQRQAVRWGVVPMSQDAADAAPPQGADFLEQDLVKRLAAGPLRWQLNITLANPGDPVNDASKAWPADRKVLNAGTLVLERTQPQDNGDCRDINYDPLILPNGIEGSQDPLLAARSAAYASSYLRRTSEVHPLPATQESRP; encoded by the coding sequence ATGGTTGACCCTTCATCCCCGCCGCGTCGGCGACCCTTGAGTGCCGCCCAGTTGACAGTTCGCCTGGCCGCCATCGCTGTGGTGGTGGCCGGGCTGGCGGGGGCATTTGCCTATGTCAACGGCACGCTCGACCCGCAGCGGCTGACACCTGATGCGTTGGTTAATGTCCTGGAGAAAAACAACGGGGTTCACCCGGGATTCCGGCGCAATCATTCCAAGGGCGTCTGTGTCGCCGGCTATTTCGAAGGCAGTGGCGAGGCCGGCGCCTATTCCAGCGCCCAGGTGTTCAAACCGTCGCGCACGCCCGTGGTTGGACGTTTCGCCTTGCCCAGCGGTAATCCCTACGCCCCTGACAGCAGTGTCCCGATCCGCAGCCTGGCGCTGCGTTTTACCCAGGCCGACGGCCAGCAGTGGCGTACCGGCATGAATAGCATGCCGGTGTTTCCGGTGGGCACGCCCGAGGCGTTCTACCAACTCCAGCAGGCCCAGTCGCCGCTTCCCGCCACGGGCAAACCCGACCCTGCGGCCGTACCGGCGTTTTTTGCCGCTCACCCGGAAGCCGTGCCGTTCCTGCAGTGGATCAAGACCGCCAAGCCGTCAGCCAGCTATGCCACCGAAACCTATAACGGCATCAATGCGTTTTACCTGATCAACCCAGCGGGGCAGCGCCAGGCAGTGCGCTGGGGCGTGGTACCGATGAGTCAGGACGCCGCGGATGCAGCGCCACCCCAGGGGGCGGATTTCCTGGAGCAGGATTTGGTCAAGCGTCTCGCCGCCGGGCCATTGCGCTGGCAGTTGAACATCACCCTCGCCAATCCAGGTGATCCGGTAAACGATGCCAGCAAGGCCTGGCCCGCCGATCGCAAGGTGCTCAACGCTGGCACGCTGGTGCTGGAGCGCACCCAGCCACAGGACAACGGCGATTGCCGCGATATCAACTATGACCCGTTGATCCTGCCCAACGGAATCGAAGGTTCCCAAGACCCGCTGTTGGCCGCCCGGTCTGCCGCGTACGCCAGTTCCTATCTGCGGCGTACCAGCGAAGTGCACCCATTGCCCGCCACCCAGGAGTCCCGCCCATGA
- a CDS encoding M14 family metallopeptidase, protein MTVAKSSFDISANFDSGNIEIVDISNPLQSLLKIRPDTRSAHFQWFHFKASGLHVGQEYSFRLLNASQSSYNKAWTGYQTVASYDHVNWFRIPTQFEGDALRFHLEAEQPHAWFAYFEPYSRGRHDWLIEQASHKAGTELLAVGKSVEGRDIQLLRKGSGAEGRHKIWIIAQQHPGEHMAEWFMEGVIERLQQQDDPQLNRLLAKADLYLVPNVNPDGAFHGHLRTNAMGQDLNRAWQNASPEISPEVFFVQQQMEKYGVDLFLDAHGDEEIPHVFTAGCEGNPGYTPRIAELEERFRSHLKHQTKDFQTTHGYTRDAPGQANMTLACNAVGQKYDCLSLTLEMPFKDHDDHPNPRTGWSGKRSMQLGKDVLSTIADMVDELR, encoded by the coding sequence GTGACCGTGGCTAAATCTTCGTTTGATATCAGCGCCAATTTCGACAGCGGCAATATTGAAATCGTCGACATCAGCAACCCGTTGCAGTCGCTGCTCAAGATCAGGCCCGATACCCGCAGTGCCCATTTCCAATGGTTTCACTTCAAGGCCAGCGGCTTGCATGTGGGCCAGGAATATTCCTTTCGCCTGCTCAATGCCAGCCAATCGTCCTACAACAAGGCCTGGACCGGCTACCAGACCGTTGCTTCCTACGATCACGTCAACTGGTTCCGCATCCCTACACAGTTTGAGGGCGACGCGCTGCGCTTTCACTTGGAAGCGGAACAACCCCACGCCTGGTTCGCTTATTTCGAACCGTATAGCCGTGGCCGCCACGATTGGCTGATCGAGCAGGCAAGTCATAAGGCCGGCACCGAACTCCTCGCCGTCGGTAAAAGCGTGGAAGGCCGTGACATCCAATTGTTGCGCAAGGGCAGCGGTGCCGAAGGCCGCCATAAAATCTGGATCATCGCCCAACAACATCCCGGCGAGCACATGGCCGAGTGGTTCATGGAAGGCGTGATCGAACGCTTGCAACAACAGGATGATCCGCAGCTGAACCGACTGCTTGCCAAAGCCGATCTGTACCTGGTGCCAAACGTGAACCCGGACGGTGCCTTCCATGGGCATCTGCGGACCAACGCCATGGGCCAGGACCTCAATCGTGCCTGGCAGAACGCCAGTCCGGAAATCAGCCCCGAGGTCTTTTTCGTCCAGCAGCAAATGGAAAAGTATGGCGTTGATCTGTTCCTCGACGCCCATGGCGATGAGGAGATTCCCCACGTCTTCACCGCCGGTTGTGAAGGCAACCCGGGCTATACGCCGCGTATCGCCGAGCTCGAAGAACGTTTTCGCAGCCACCTCAAGCATCAGACCAAAGACTTCCAGACCACTCACGGCTACACCCGCGACGCACCGGGCCAGGCCAACATGACCCTGGCCTGCAACGCGGTCGGCCAGAAATACGATTGCCTGTCCCTGACGCTGGAAATGCCCTTCAAGGACCACGACGATCACCCGAACCCGCGTACCGGCTGGTCCGGCAAACGCTCGATGCAGCTGGGCAAGGATGTGTTGAGCACCATCGCGGACATGGTCGACGAATTGCGCTGA
- a CDS encoding acetyl/propionyl/methylcrotonyl-CoA carboxylase subunit alpha — MSAPVLTTLLVANRGEIACRVMRTAKAMGLTTVAVHSATDRDARHSREADIRVDLGGSKAADSYLQIDKLIAAARASGAQAIHPGYGFLSENAGFARAIENAGLIFLGPPASAIDAMGSKSAAKALMETAGVPLVPGYHGEAQDLETFRAAAERIGYPVLLKATAGGGGKGMKVVEDVNQLAEALASAQREAQSSFGDSRMLVEKYLLKPRHVEIQVFADQHGNCLYLNERDCSIQRRHQKVVEEAPAPGLTSQLRRAMGEAAVRAAQAIGYVGAGTVEFLLDSRGEFFFMEMNTRLQVEHPVTEAITGLDLVAWQIRVAQGERLPITQEQVPLLGHAIEVRLYAEDPANDFLPATGHLALYRESAEGPGRRVDSGVEEGDEISPFYDPMLGKLIAWGEDREQARLRLLGMLDEFAIGGLKTNIGFLRRIVAHPAFAAAELDTGFIPRYQTQLLPTPGELDDGFWLAAAHGFALGLAPHVRSDDANSPWADNGGLRLGLPRETTLHLSCEGQDRALTLDVSAGGAALKGEQLTIEHNGVRRTHRAIRQGESLYLQWEGDLHRVDPYDPLAAADASHSHQGGLSAPMNGSIVRVLVSVGQAVEAGAQLVVLEAMKMEHSIRAPKAGTIKALYCQEGEMVSEGCALVAFEE, encoded by the coding sequence ATGAGCGCCCCTGTCCTTACTACGTTGCTGGTGGCCAACCGCGGCGAAATCGCCTGCCGAGTGATGCGCACCGCCAAGGCCATGGGTCTGACCACCGTGGCCGTGCACAGCGCCACCGACCGCGATGCTCGTCACAGTCGTGAAGCCGATATCCGCGTCGACCTGGGCGGCAGCAAGGCCGCCGATAGCTACCTGCAGATCGACAAGCTGATCGCCGCCGCCCGGGCCAGTGGCGCCCAGGCCATCCACCCTGGCTATGGTTTTCTTTCCGAGAACGCAGGGTTCGCCCGGGCGATTGAAAACGCCGGACTGATCTTTCTCGGCCCGCCCGCCTCGGCCATCGATGCCATGGGCAGCAAATCCGCGGCCAAGGCGTTGATGGAAACCGCCGGCGTGCCGCTGGTGCCCGGTTATCACGGCGAAGCCCAGGACCTGGAAACCTTTCGTGCTGCCGCCGAGCGCATCGGCTATCCGGTGCTGCTCAAGGCCACCGCCGGCGGTGGTGGCAAGGGTATGAAAGTCGTCGAGGATGTCAACCAACTGGCCGAGGCCCTCGCGTCGGCACAGCGCGAAGCGCAGTCTTCGTTCGGCGACTCGCGGATGCTGGTGGAAAAATACCTGCTCAAGCCGCGCCACGTGGAAATCCAAGTGTTCGCCGATCAGCACGGCAACTGCTTGTACCTCAACGAGCGCGATTGCTCGATCCAGCGCCGTCACCAGAAAGTGGTGGAAGAAGCCCCTGCCCCCGGCCTGACCTCGCAATTGCGCCGTGCAATGGGCGAAGCGGCCGTGCGCGCGGCCCAGGCGATCGGCTATGTCGGGGCAGGTACAGTGGAATTTCTGCTGGATTCGCGGGGCGAGTTTTTCTTCATGGAAATGAACACCCGCTTGCAGGTGGAGCATCCGGTCACCGAAGCGATCACCGGGCTGGACCTGGTGGCCTGGCAGATCCGCGTGGCCCAGGGCGAGCGCTTGCCGATCACTCAGGAGCAAGTGCCGCTGTTGGGGCATGCGATTGAAGTGCGCCTGTATGCCGAAGACCCGGCCAACGATTTCCTGCCGGCTACCGGGCACCTGGCGTTGTACCGCGAATCTGCAGAAGGGCCGGGTCGGCGGGTCGACAGCGGGGTTGAAGAAGGCGACGAGATTTCGCCCTTCTACGACCCGATGCTTGGCAAGCTGATCGCCTGGGGCGAGGACCGTGAGCAGGCACGGCTGCGGCTGCTGGGCATGCTCGACGAATTCGCCATCGGCGGATTGAAGACCAATATCGGTTTCCTGCGACGCATCGTGGCCCACCCCGCTTTTGCAGCAGCAGAACTGGACACAGGATTTATCCCACGCTATCAGACGCAATTGCTGCCAACGCCTGGTGAACTGGATGACGGTTTCTGGCTCGCCGCCGCCCATGGTTTTGCCTTGGGCCTGGCCCCGCATGTCCGGTCCGACGACGCCAATTCGCCCTGGGCCGACAACGGCGGCCTGCGTCTGGGGCTGCCCCGGGAAACCACCCTGCATTTGAGCTGCGAAGGACAGGATCGCGCGCTGACGCTGGACGTTTCTGCCGGTGGTGCGGCGCTCAAGGGCGAACAACTGACAATCGAGCACAATGGCGTGCGCCGCACTCATCGGGCCATTCGCCAAGGCGAAAGCCTGTATCTGCAATGGGAAGGTGACCTGCACCGCGTTGACCCGTACGACCCGTTGGCTGCCGCCGATGCCAGCCACAGCCACCAAGGCGGCCTGAGCGCCCCCATGAACGGCAGCATTGTCCGAGTACTGGTGAGCGTCGGCCAAGCGGTGGAAGCCGGAGCTCAACTGGTGGTGCTGGAGGCGATGAAAATGGAGCACAGCATTCGCGCCCCCAAGGCCGGGACGATCAAGGCGCTGTATTGCCAGGAAGGTGAAATGGTCAGCGAGGGCTGCGCCCTGGTGGCATTCGAAGAATAG
- a CDS encoding cytochrome b yields MSAPRHFVPLARLLHWLMALMIIAMLFIGAGMVASVSERHEWLLQLHKPLGIAILLLVVVRLVVRFSTRQPPLPADLPGWQVLAAKASHVLLYALMLILPLLGWAMISAAGDPVTLGNGLQLPSILPAHAQTFALLRKAHGYLAYLLFLTVLLHLAAALFHAWVRRDEVLDSMLRGKG; encoded by the coding sequence ATGAGCGCCCCCCGTCACTTCGTACCGCTGGCGCGGCTGCTGCATTGGCTGATGGCATTGATGATCATCGCCATGCTGTTTATCGGCGCGGGCATGGTCGCCTCGGTGTCCGAGCGTCATGAATGGTTGCTGCAGTTGCACAAGCCCCTGGGCATCGCGATCCTGCTGCTGGTAGTCGTGCGCCTGGTGGTGCGCTTCAGTACCCGACAACCGCCGCTGCCGGCCGATCTGCCGGGCTGGCAGGTGCTGGCGGCAAAGGCTTCGCATGTGTTGCTGTACGCATTGATGCTGATTCTGCCGCTACTGGGTTGGGCCATGATTTCAGCGGCGGGGGACCCGGTGACGCTTGGCAATGGGCTGCAACTGCCCTCGATCCTGCCGGCCCACGCCCAGACCTTCGCACTGCTGCGCAAGGCCCATGGGTATCTGGCTTATTTATTGTTCTTGACCGTGCTGTTGCACCTGGCGGCGGCGTTGTTTCACGCGTGGGTGCGTCGGGATGAGGTGTTGGACAGTATGCTGCGGGGCAAAGGCTGA
- a CDS encoding gamma-carboxygeranoyl-CoA hydratase, with protein MDNFNTLELLTDPRGFATLWLSRESKNNAFNAEMIRELILALDHVGGDPNLRFLLIRGRGKHFSAGADLAWMQQSAELDYHTNLDDARELAELMYNLAKLKIPTLAVVQGAAFGGALGLISACDMAIGADEAQFCLSEVRIGLAPAVISPFVVQAIGERAARRYALTAERFGGQRAKDIGLLSESYPAEALDQHVEHWVENLLLNSPAAMRASKELLREVGNGALTPALRRYTENAIARIRVSPEGQEGLRAFLQKRTPNWQAESNNKEPRR; from the coding sequence AACTTCAACACCCTTGAACTGCTCACCGACCCGCGCGGCTTTGCCACGCTGTGGCTCAGCCGTGAGTCGAAAAACAATGCGTTCAACGCCGAAATGATCCGTGAACTGATCCTGGCGCTGGACCATGTCGGCGGCGACCCGAACCTGCGCTTCCTGTTGATCCGCGGGCGTGGCAAACATTTCAGCGCCGGCGCCGATCTGGCCTGGATGCAGCAATCGGCCGAGCTTGATTATCACACCAACCTCGACGACGCCCGGGAACTGGCGGAACTGATGTACAACCTCGCCAAGCTGAAGATTCCTACGCTGGCCGTCGTCCAGGGCGCGGCATTCGGTGGTGCACTGGGGCTGATCAGCGCCTGTGACATGGCGATTGGCGCCGATGAAGCGCAGTTCTGCCTGTCGGAAGTGCGCATTGGCCTGGCACCGGCGGTGATCAGCCCGTTCGTGGTCCAGGCCATCGGCGAGCGCGCGGCTCGTCGATATGCCCTGACCGCTGAACGTTTCGGCGGGCAGCGTGCGAAAGACATCGGTTTGCTGTCGGAAAGTTATCCGGCCGAGGCGTTGGACCAGCACGTCGAGCACTGGGTGGAAAATCTTTTGCTCAACAGCCCGGCAGCCATGCGCGCCAGCAAAGAATTGTTGCGTGAAGTGGGCAACGGCGCCCTCACCCCGGCCCTGCGCCGCTACACCGAAAACGCCATCGCCCGCATTCGCGTCAGTCCCGAAGGGCAGGAAGGGCTGCGGGCCTTCCTGCAAAAACGCACGCCGAACTGGCAAGCCGAATCGAATAACAAGGAGCCGCGTCGATGA